CTTGCAGGCGCCCTTGGCGGGCCCCGACGGGAACATCCTGAAGATGGCGCGGAGGTTGGTGCCGGTCGCCTGGCAGAGCTTGCGGATCATCGGGGCGGACTGGTGCTCCACCCAGTACTGCCGGATGAAACGCACCACCGCCCACTGCTGCGCGTCCATCTCGGTGATGCCTTCGGTGGTGGCGAACAGGCGGGCCACCTCGTCGTCCCACAGCTCGGGCTGCTGCAGGAAGCCTTCCTCGTCCACCAC
This genomic interval from Gemmatimonadales bacterium contains the following:
- a CDS encoding TusE/DsrC/DsvC family sulfur relay protein, with the translated sequence VVDEEGFLQQPELWDDEVARLFATTEGITEMDAQQWAVVRFIRQYWVEHQSAPMIRKLCQATGTNLRAIFRMFPSGPAKGACKVAGLPKPEGCV